Proteins co-encoded in one Sparus aurata chromosome 18, fSpaAur1.1, whole genome shotgun sequence genomic window:
- the sox3 gene encoding transcription factor Sox-3, producing the protein MYNMMETEIKTPLPQSGSAQGAKNNSVSDQERVKRPMNAFMVWSRGQRRKMAQENPKMHNSEISKRLGADWKLLTDAEKRPFIDEAKRLRAMHMKEHPDYKYRPRRKTKTLLKKDKYSLPGGLLAPGANAVNNSVSVGQRMDGYAHMNGWTNSAYSLMQDQLAYPQHHSMNSPQIQQMHRYEMAGLQYPMMSSAQTYMNAASTYSMSPAYTQQTSSAMGLSSMASVCKTEPSSPPPAITSHSQRACLGDLRDMISMYLPPGGDSAEHSSLQSSRLHSVHPHYQTAGTGVNGTLPLTHI; encoded by the coding sequence ATGTATAACATGATGGAAACCGAGATCAAGACCCCGCTGCCGCAGTCCGGCTCGGCGCAGGGCGCAAAGAACAACAGTGTCAGCGACCAGGAGCGGGTGAAGCGGCCGATGAACGCCTTCATGGTGTGGTCCCGGGGACAGCGGAGGAAGATGGCTCAAGAGAACCCCAAAATGCACAACTCTGAGATCAGCAAGCGGCTCGGGGCTGACTGGAAACTTCTGACCGACGCTGAAAAGAGGCCATTCATCGACGAGGCCAAGCGTCTACGCGCTATGCACATGAAGGAGCACCCGGATTATAAATACCGTCCCCGCAGGAAGACCAAGACCTTGCTCAAGAAAGACAAGTATTCTTTGCCCGGGGGACTGTTGGCGCCAGGAGCCAACGCCGTCAACAACTCGGTGTCGGTGGGGCAGCGGATGGACGGTTATGCGCACATGAACGGCTGGACGAACAGCGCGTACTCCCTCATGCAGGACCAGTTGGCCTACCCTCAGCATCACAGCATGAACAGCCCCCAGATCCAGCAGATGCACCGGTACGAGATGGCGGGGCTCCAGTACCCCATGATGTCCTCGGCGCAGACCTACATGAACGCGGCGTCCACGTACAGCATGTCTCCGGCGTACACGCAGCAGACCAGCAGCGCCATGGGACTGAGCTCCATGGCGTCCGTGTGCAAGACCGAGCCGAGCTCACCACCGCCGGCCATCACGTCCCACTCCCAGCGGGCGTGTTTGGGGGACCTGAGGGATATGATAAGCATGTACCTGCCTCCCGGCGGGGACAGCGCGGAGCATTCCTCCCTGCAGAGCAGTCGGTTACACAGCGTCCATCCGCACTATCAGACCGCAGGGACTGGCGTCAATGGGACGCTACCTCTCACCCACATCTGA